A genomic stretch from Falco cherrug isolate bFalChe1 chromosome 3, bFalChe1.pri, whole genome shotgun sequence includes:
- the LOC129735548 gene encoding uncharacterized protein LOC129735548 — protein sequence MSRSRMGQPTPLKIELRMKTESSNHATIPLPSARQPRRFFPLLRFRKRSGFSSGAALLRHGQIPPSAHRQVGHGQIPPSAHRQVGHGQIPPSAHRQVGHGQIPPSAHRQVGHGQIPLSAHRQVGHGQIPPSAHRQTSPLCLPAGNKQQPLGCQDDASTVSKSSARVRHCPGERKKPEHVYGANPSHAISSYADPSIPSAPCRAPHLHSAYSAQTGHEGSHCTVGPRTRRLTHSSRAKAAAYLARKTSVPNPHAKVLTAGFQSPSDICAALCPRLHCRGIASRPAASLGCKEGTQPRTGTGR from the coding sequence ATGTCGCGCTCCAGGATGGGCCAGCCAACACCCCTGAAAATTGAACTTAGGATGAAAACAGAGAGCAGCAACCATGCAACAATACCACTGCCTTCtgcccgccagccccgccgctTCTTCCCACTTCTGCGTTTCAGGAAGCGGAGCGGCTTCTCCTCCGGAGCTGCATTGCTCAGACACGGCCAGATCCCCCCGTCAGCGCACCGGCAGGTCGGACACGGCCAGATCCCCCCGTCAGCGCACCGGCAGGTCGGACACGGCCAGATCCCCCCGTCAGCGCACCGGCAAGTTGGACATGGCCAGATCCCCCCGTCAGCACACCGGCAGGTCGGACACGGCCAGATCCCCCTGTCAGCACACCGGCAGGTCGGACACGGCCAGATCCCCCCGTCAGCACACCGGCAGACCAGCCCCTTGTGCCTTCCCGCAGGAAACAAGCAACAGCCGCTTGGCTGCCAGGACGATGCCTCCACAGTTTCTAAAAGCAGTGCCCGAGTCAGACATTGCCCAGGCGAAAGGAAGAAGCCGGAGCACGTTTACGGGGCAAACCCTTCACATGCCATTAGCTCCTACGCAGATCCAAGCATCCCCTCCGCACCCTGCAGAGCCCCGCACCTCCACAGCGCATATTCAGCTCAGACAGGGCATGAAGGATCCCACTGCACCGTCGGGCCACGGACGAGAAGGCTGACACACTCCTCGAGGGCCAAAGCAGCCGCTTACCTCGCTCGGAAGACATCGGTTCCCAACCCACACGCAAAGGTGCTCACTGCAGGCTTCCAGTCGCCGTCCGACATCTGTGCCGCTCTGTGCCCACGGCTGCATTGCAGAGGGATTGCTTCTCGCCCTGCGGCGAGCCTCGGGTGTAAGGAAGGTACCCAGCCCAGAACTGGGACGGGCAGGTGA